A DNA window from Danio aesculapii chromosome 14, fDanAes4.1, whole genome shotgun sequence contains the following coding sequences:
- the wfs1b gene encoding wolframin, whose amino-acid sequence MDTSLLESQLSAPASPVPPAFSVSGHNIHPVSSSSTPSPVSSAMTPPSHLASQTGRSQLNAASNSSTAFSGQSAFPAQGEITEELSIDDLKQRAKNGDAKAQTEIGRYYLRLAEQEDEEVNAVTAVTWLLQAGKNGRKDAVKLLQRCLHDRRGITAENREEVCSLACESRFQRSVRKAALLMYWKLNPERKKNITASELLENVSQLNTDGASSSPLSSPIQKQRKVLESLVARDETDCIGVEEFIENTKQYAEGISPTMEGVAGDDDDDDEEPVKHPDELPLHQKVLKFPLHAVLEVKEVLIDWASRAGMQWISALIPTHHVNTLIFFFIISNLTLEFFVLVIPLIIFYLSFVSMVICTLRVFQNSKAWENFRALTAMLSHFEPGIDLEQAESNFTWNHLEPYLYFLLSTLFLIFSFPVADKSWLPCSELAMVAVFFTVSSYLSLRPTAQQHAKFALLSQVAAAIFTFINQLLGGWVGRIIGGAWFSIRLGDWLVMHVGVPCVLYLYLLFLCTRMATAGGARGTYCVLLPNLVCFIWCEVSVTLLQESTVLGLMRSVVGYLLFFFALPVLSLALAAVMLAQLVQWFLALELTKMIVTVCICVLPVLLRWWTRFSVSPLAVLRSLRRSSVVKLILVWISALVLFSWFYVYRSEGMKVYNSTLTWQEYSDLCGPRAWKERNMAHTQILCSHLEGHRVTWEGRFKYVRVTEIENGAQAVVNLLPVLIADWVRCLYGEEYPACDETQTGPAEPLCQLKTLAKHKCHVKRFDHYKFEVTMGMPQKGRNGAQDFDDATKDIVLRASNEFRRVLLALSSGSVVEFSTVLEGRLGSKWPVFELKALHCKTCASPLLPIRRQVKIEQDWRVNARNALAFAFNFVFHPLLSAEMDATAATTEVSV is encoded by the exons gggaaaTCACAGAGGAGCTGAGCATTGATGATCTTAAACAGAGGGCAAAGAATGGAGACGCCAAAGCACAGACAGAG ATTGGTAGATATTACCTGAGACTAGCCGAGCAAGAAGATGAAGAGGTGAATGCTGTTACTGCTGTAACATGGCTACTCCAGGCAGGCAAAAATGGAAGAAAAGATGCAGTGAAATTGCTACAGCGCTGCCTGCATGACAGGAGGG GCATCACAGCGGAGAACAGAGAGGAGGTGTGTTCCCTGGCATGTGAATCTCGTTTTCAGCGCAGCGTAAGGAAAGCAGCTCTGCTCATGTATTGGAAACTCAATCCAGAACGCAAGAAAAACATCACGGCCTCTGAACTTCTGGAAAATGTGAGCCAGCTCAACACAG ATGGCGCTTCCAGCAGCCCTCTCTCCAGCCCAATACAGAAACAAAGAAAAGTTTTGGAGAGTTTAGTGGCAAGAGATG AGACTGATTGTATTGGTGTAGAAGAGTTTattgaaaataccaaacaatacGCTGAGGGTATTTCACCAACCATGGAAGGGGTAGCAGgggatgatgatgacgatgatgaagaGCCAGTAAAACATCCAGATGAACTGCCTTTGCACCAGAAG GTGTTAAAGTTTCCTCTTCATGCAGTGTTGGAGGTGAAAGAGGTGTTGATTGACTGGGCATCGCGTGCAGGCATGCAGTGGATTAGCGCCCTTATACCTACTCATCACGTCAATACCctcatcttcttcttcatcatctccAACCTCACCCTGGAGTTCTTTGTCCTCGTCATTCCCCTAATTATATTCTACCTCTCCTTTGTGTCAATGGTCATCTGCACCTTACGAGTCTTCCAGAACAGCAAGGCATGGGAGAACTTTAGAGCGTTGACCGCCATGTTGTCACATTTTGAGCCGGGGATTGACCTGGAGCAGGCTGAGTCCAACTTCACATGGAATCACCTTGAGCCATACCTCTATTTCCTCCTTTCTACACTTTTCCTTATCTTTTCGTTTCCTGTGGCTGACAAGTCCTGGTTGCCATGTTCAGAACTGGCTATGGTTGCAGTCTTCTTTACTGTAAGCAGCTACTTGAGCCTGCGACCAACTGCACAACAGCATGCCAAATTTGCTTTGCTTTCCCAGGTTGCCGCCGCCATTTTTACATTCATTAATCAGCTGCTGGGAGGCTGGGTGGGTCGTATAATTGGCGGCGCTTGGTTCAGCATTCGCCTTGGTGACTGGTTGGTAATGCATGTAGGTGTGCCTTGTGTTCTCTATCTCTACCTCTTGTTCTTGTGTACCCGTATGGCCACTGCAGGTGGTGCACGTGGCACCTACTGTGTGCTTCTTCCCAACCTGGTGTGCTTCATCTGGTGTGAAGTGTCTGTTACGCTGCTGCAAGAGTCCACTGTATTGGGGCTAATGCGCTCAGTTGTGGGCTACCtactttttttctttgctctgcCCGTGCTGTCGCTGGCTCTAGCTGCTGTAATGCTGGCTCAGCTGGTGCAGTGGTTCCTTGCCCTGGAACTGACTAAAATGATCGTAACAGTGTGCATCTGTGTCCTGCCTGTCCTGCTTCGCTGGTGGACTCGTTTTAGTGTATCGCCTTTGGCAGTGCTGCGCTCTTTGCGTCGTAGCAGTGTGGTGAAGTTGATCCTTGTGTGGATTTCAGCACTGGTGCTCTTCAGCTGGTTCTACGTGTACCGTTCAGAGGGCATGAAAGTATACAACTCCACCCTGACCTGGCAGGAGTACAGTGACCTGTGCGGTCCTCGTGCCTGGAAGGAGCGTAACATGGCACATACTCAGATACTCTGCAGTCACTTGGAGGGACACCGAGTGACATGGGAGGGCCGGTTTAAGTATGTTCGTGTCACTGAGATTGAGAATGGGGCACAAGCTGTCGTCAACCTTCTTCCAGTCTTAATAGCGGACTGGGTCCGATGTCTGTATGGAGAGGAGTACCCTGCCTGTGACGAGACTCAGACGGGACCTGCTGAACCTCTGTGTCAGCTCAAGACACTTGCAAAGCACAAGTGTCATGTCAAACGTTTTGACCACTACAAGTTTGAAGTGACCATGGGGATGCCCCAGAAGGGGCGCAATGGGGCACAAGATTTTGATGATGCCACAAAAGACATTGTATTGCGGGCAAGCAATGAATTCCGGCGAGTCCTGCTGGCGCTCAGCTCAGGCAGCGTGGTGGAGTTCAGTACAGTACTCGAGGGCAGACTGGGCAGTAAATGGCCAGTGTTTGAGCTTAAAGCCTTGCACTGCAAGACTTGTGCCTCACCTCTTCTACCAATACGACGACAGGTCAAGATCGAGCAGGATTGGAGGGTTAATGCCAGAAATGCCTTAGCATTTGCCTTCAATTTTGTTTTCCATCCTCTACTTTCAGCCGAGATGGATGCTACTGCAGCTACTACAGAAGTATCTGTCTAA